A genomic segment from Myxocyprinus asiaticus isolate MX2 ecotype Aquarium Trade chromosome 36, UBuf_Myxa_2, whole genome shotgun sequence encodes:
- the LOC127426819 gene encoding E3 ubiquitin-protein ligase TRIM39-like yields the protein MRECQCSVSSDSSSAHLPPQSFTLGEQAKPFKMKSILKDKTLKVNLEMQSHSIGAVRWTLPEEDVQAHSSAPSSPFKNSSAFSTRSQQRQRQQGLKDLRTLQECIRFINHWKEQVAQVCKTGNDAGEGCSRWTEEQTHPKTERSLEESRKLILLWATELKSVDKLSKDHPWMKERFDQEKEDTKQDKDQNEVVEKRIMEWAKELQSVSESCGMLGDELGQMLRLMGLRKKRLVSLMPLLEFITWSLLKEDSKGMVPHLWLSAKQRTWKAGMPRYIPNSVWSWIVSAAADVTLDPMTNHPWLQLSDDQKKVQESLKEADLPFSPQRFDGWPCVLGWEGYINGRHYWELEFANNGYWKVGVTTGSSKRHGRFPMNPSNGYWVLWRSTRQFFACTNPETALPLTLVPRKMGIYIDYEEGQISFYNAENKSHIYTFTGHFNEKLYPFFAPLDGRTLMTIWSPNELAKL from the exons ATGAGAGAGTGCCAATGCTCAGTTTCATCTGACTCCTCGAGCGCTCACCTGCCTCCCCAATCCTTCACCTTGG GAGAACAGGCAAAGCCATTCAAAATGAAGAGCATCCTGAAGGACAAAACTCTAA AAGTGAATCTGGAGATGCAGAGTCACTCTATTGGGGCAGTACGCTGGACACTACCTGAGGAAGATGTTCAGGCCCACAGTTCTGCTCCCAGCAGCCCCTTTAAGAACAGTAGCGCTTTCTCTACACGTTCACAG CAAAGGCAACGTCAGCAGGGCCTGAAGGACCTCCGCACCTTGCAAGAGTGCATCAGATTCATCAACCATTGGAAGGAACAGGTGGCACAAGTTTGCAAG ACGGGGAATGATGCCGGTGAAGGGTGCAGCAGATGGACAGAAGAGCAGACACACCCCAAAACTGAACGTAGTCTTGAAGAGAGCCGCAAGCTTATTCTGCTGTGGGCCACTGAACTTAAAAGTGTAGACAAG TTGTCTAAAGATCATCCATGGATGAAGGAGAGGTTTGATCAAGAAAAGGAAGACACAAAGCAGGATAAGGATCAGAATGAGGTGGTGGAGAAGAGAATCATGGAGTGGGCCAAAGAGCTACAGAGTGTGTCTGAG AGCTGTGGAATGCTGGGAGATGAGCTGGGACAGATGTTGCGTCTCATGGGTCTAAGGAAGAAGAGGTTGGTTTCTCTCATGCCACTGCTGGAGTTCATCACTTGGAGCTTGCTGAAAGAGGACAGTAAG GGCATGGTTCCTCATCTATGGCTTTCAGCTAAGCAACGCACCTGGAAAGCTG GCATGCCACGATACATCCCTAATTCAG TCTGGAGCTGGATTGTCAGTGCAGCAG CTGATGTAACTCTTGATCCCATGACTAACCACCCCTGGCTGCAACTCTCTGATGACCAGAAGAAGGTCCAGGAGAGCCTAAAAGAAGCTGATCTGCCCTTTAGCCCTCAGCGCTTTGATGGCTGGCCTTGCGTCCTAGGCTGGGAAGGCTACATAAATGGCCGCCATTACTGGGAGCTGGAATTTGCAAACAATGGTTACTGGAAAGTGGGGGTGACAACTGGTTCCTCAAAGAGGCATGGCCGCTTTCCAATGAATCCCTCGAATGGTTATTGGGTCCTGTGGCGCAGCACACGGCAGTTCTTTGCATGCACCAACCCCGAAACGGCCCTGCCACTTACACTGGTGCCCCGGAAGATGGGGATCTACATTGATTATGAGGAGGGACAGATTTCTTTCTACAACGCAGAGAACAAATCACACATCTACACCTTCACAGGACACTTTAATGAGAAATTGTACCCTTTCTTTGCCCCACTTGATGGCAGGACCCTTATGACCATATGGTCTCCTAATGAACTCGCAAAACTTTAA